gatgccttaccgatgcgtttgtttagctccgtatcaagagagagggagtcagagattgtggagcccaggtacacgaagtcgtgaacaacttccagtttggaatcagagatgccgatgtcaggtggggagtccactccttgtcccatgacttgtgttttcttcagactgatggtgagtccgaaagcctgagaggcctcgctgaagcgggttatgagccgttggaggtcttcagctgagtgggcagtgactgctgcgtcgtcggcaaagaggaagtcgcgcagacacctcagccgaacctttgtcttggctctcagcctggcgaggttaaagagcttcccatccgacctggtccggaggtaaatgccttccgtgacagatccgaaggcgtgccgcagcataactgcgaagaaaatcccgaatagggttggagccagtacgcagccctgctttactccgcttcggatgtcaaaggcgcctgatgttaggccatcaaagaccacggtgcccctcatgttctcatggaaagatctgatgatgctgaggagcctgggtgggcatccgatcttggggaggatcttgaacaggccatccctgctgacgaggtcgaaggccttcgtcaggtctatgaaggctacaaagagtggctgcttctgttccctgcatttctcctgcagttgtctgagggaaaagaccatgtcgatggtggacctgccagctctgaatccacattgtgattctggataaactctctctgcaagtacttggagcctcttcaatgcgactcgagcaaacagctttccgacaatactgaggagggagattccacggtagttgttgcagtcgcccctgtcacctttattcttatacagtgtgacgatgttggcatccctcatgtcctgtggcacctctccttcttcccagcagaggcaaagaatttcgtgcagctccatgagcaggctacctctgcagcacttcaaggtctcagcaggaatgccatctttgccaggagctttaccagaagcaagggagtctagggcatcgctgagttcttccagggtcggttcactgtcgagctccattaacacaggcagacactcaatggcgctcagggcatcttcggtgaccacattgtccctggcgtatagctcagagtagtgctcgacccagcgcttcagctgcagtgtctggtcctgaatcacctcgccagtggcagatttcagaggagcggtcttcttctggattgggccgagggcctgcttgatgccgtcatacattccccttacattgcctgtatccgctgcagtctgtatctgggagcagagctggagccaatagttgttggcacatcgcctggcgctctgctgcactttgcagcggacggcccgaaggatctgtaagttgcgccgacttgggcaggctttgtaggctgccaaggcgtttctcttctcttcgattacaggtgtcatctcttccgagtgagcctcgaaccagtctgccgacctgctggtcttcttgccaaaggtggaaatggcagcgttgaacacagcgtctctgaagtgctcccatcttttacaggcagtgaccccagctgggccaggaagagcttcctcgagcacgtgtgcaaaatcttccaccttgtcctggttgcgggtcttggtggtgtcgatgcgaggtctgcccgcctttttcgagtgatgaatcttctttggttgcatcttgaccctgctacataccagggagtggtcggtgtcacagacagcactctggtagctacgcgtaatcttgacgctgggtagacttgcacgcctggtaagaatcaggtcaagctggtgccagtgcttggatctggggtgtctccaagatactcggtgttgaggctttgtgccgaagaacgtgttggtgacacaaagaccatgaaggcagcagagttctagcagacgttgcccgttctcattcatccttcctatgccgaattgacccaggcaagtgggccaaatgttgtgctcggcacccactctggcgttgaggtcgccgaggatgaacagtggctggttttaaggcgccagaggcacgccctcgccccttctcctgtcggtaaaagcagttccgccggacttagactaagccacccgtgcaggccaggagttggacttggttgtcagaggctatttgagacgcatgccgtataggagcattttataggtcatgggagctcgtcccccattaccaccccctggctatgacaaccccttggaaccattGAAACTTTTACATACTGATTTATTAACAAATTCTAGATGAATATTTTATTGTTTAATAAAGTGATTTTAAACGAACTCTTCTTGACTGATGAATgtcaattttataaatatttggtTTTCAAGATCTTAATCAGAAATAAATCACATAATTTGTTTTCCCTTTCCAGAAATAGCGGCTTTGCAGAACGTTGTTAAAGCTAATGGTGTTCCCCAAGATGCTGGTAAAGGTAATAGTGTTCCTTAATATGATGGTGAGTGTTATGGTGTTCCCTAATATAATGGTGAGGGTAATAGTGCTCCCCAAGATAATGGCAAGGGTAATAGTGTTCCCCATTAGAGACAAAGAAGTTATAAAACAGCATCACTATCAACAACATTATCCAAAAACGTCACGACGAAGTTGAAAACTGCTCATCATTGCCACCACCAGTGACCGTAGGTGGCTGCACACACTTAAAGCCATCATCCCTATTGAtgagtatataaattaatttaacatTAAATATTCACTTGTTTGATTGTCGTTTTTAACATTAAGAGAAGGCACATGTCGTGTTCGAAAACTGTTCCCTTGTTCACCTGACCTTGTAGTTCCCTTGTTCACCTGACCTTGTAGTTCCCTTGTTCACCAGACCTTGTAGTTCCCTTGGTCACCTGACCTTGTAGTTCCCTTGGTCACCTGACCTTGTAGATCCCTTGGTCACTTGACCTTGTAGTTCCCTTGTTCACCTGACCTTGTAGTTCCCTTGGTCACCTGAACTTGTAGTTCCCTTGTTCACCTGACCTTGTAGTTCCCTTGTTCACCTGACCTTGTAGTTCCCTTGGTCACCTGACCTTGTAGTTCCCTTGTTCACCTGACCTTGTAGTTCCCTTGTTCACCTGATCTTGTAGTTCCCTTGTTCACCTGACCTTGTAGTTCCCTTGCTCACCTGACCTTGTAGTTCATAGGTCTCATTAGCTAAGAGCTTACCTCACCCGAGCACAAGCTTGACATGACCTTCATGACAAACTACATTCTACTAAAAATCTTAAgtaatgtttcattgaatataaaAGCCTCGACACAAGAGTTGCCTAATATATTCATCTGCATGAGTCGTGTGCTCTGTCGCCCACAGGGGTCGTGGAGTGCGTGGCACCGTTTGTGGACGTGTATGGTCACTGTATCTTCGTGGAGACGGCACTGACGGGAACTTGGGAAACAATGAGACGTCACTGTCAGCAGAAGGGCGGCGAGATTGTCAAGGTTGACTGTGGCAACTTCATGTATTACCTCGTCAGGTACCTTCACAGTAACGGTGAGTTATTCAGCTCAAGACCTATGTCGTTCCTGAAAACTGTATTATAGCATAATAATTTCTCTCTGATAATATTCACCTGTTCTCTAATATGTCCGCAGGTCTGGCTAAGTTGTCTTACTGGGTCGGTGGGAGAGATGCAGGCCACGAGGGATCTTACTTCTGGACTGATGGTACCCAGGTCAAGATGGGAACCCCCTTTTGGGGTGACGGCATTACTGACAATATTCAGGAGCCCGACGGAGGAACCACTCAAAACTGCATAGCAATGTTCAGGGAAGATCATTATTTTTTCTTTGATCTTCCTTGCCAGGAAATTCGTGGAGTTATTTGTGAGAAactgaaattgccttaaattgtcATAGCTGCCTTCTATCCTTGAAGTATCAGCTGCCTCCTGACCTTGGAGTAATACTTACCACCTGACCTTGGAGTAACTCTTACCACCTGACCTTGGAGTAACATATACCTCCTGACCTTGGAGTAACACTTGCCTCCTGACCTTGGAGTAACACTTGCCTCCTGATCTTGGAGTAACTCTTACCACCTGACCTTGGGGTAACACATACCTCCTGACCTTGGAGTAGCACCTGCTCCCTGTCCTAGTACTAACACCTGACTTGCGTTTCTCAAGGAGCACCTCCGAGGCCTGGCAGGTCATCACTAGGACCAAGTGTGTACCTGGGTCATTTAGCTAATACAATATGTAATAATAAAGTGGTGAACTCTTTGATTCATATGATAAATTATAATATACATGATTAATGAGAAAATAATTTGAGGTTCCTGCAACTTGAACTGCACACGAGCACTCCCCCAAGCTGTACAACACATGTACACTCCTCCAAACTGTTCTGCACATGAGCACTCCTCCAAGCTGTACAACACATGAGCACTCCTCCAAGCTGTACTGCTCATGAGCACTCCAAATGTACAGCACATGAGCATTCCTCCTAGCTGTACTGCTCATGATCACTTCTTGAAGCTATATCATTAAATAATCCAATTTCCCTTAACCTTACCCATAACTAGGGGCTCTATCTCCCCTCTCCTCTTATCTCGAAAATAAGGGTAAATTATGGATAATTAaggtgaaaatatattttcacatattatTCAAATATATCCTAATTTATCCCTAATGAACCCTAATTTATGTAATATTATCTTAATTTATGTAATATTATCTTAATTTATGTAATATTATCTTAATTTATGTAATATTATCTTAATTTATGTAATATTATCTTAATTTATCTCATATAATCTATATTTAGGTCATATTATCTTAATTTATGTCCTATTATCTTAATTTATGTCATATCTTAATTTATCCATATCTGACCCTTATTTATGTCATATTATCTAAATTTACCCCTAATTTACCCTTATTtatgcagcccatcctccaaaaatggggtcatTATGACATATTACCCTAATTTTTAATAATTTAGAAAATGTAGAGGGGTCTTATCTTCAATATATAGAATAATTTCAAGgtaaagggggggtgggggtttattaAGCCCttaattataggttaggttaagaaaaTTTGATTATTTAATGATATAGATATAGGGAATCTTATCGCTTTCCTTAGAATATGTGTAAAATGGAATTCAGATCCAGGTATAAAGTTAGGTACAGGCTGGTTAATTTAAGCTAATGAAGAGAAAATGCCCAATAATAACACATTTCCATTAACCCGGGTAATTGAGGTTAGAAAGGCTGGCTTGCTTGTAATGACGTAAAAACAAACATGGCTAAGAATAAGAGGCAACTTTGGACCAAGATCCTGGTATCAGAGGCTAagtccagggcggttgggttgatgaaaaaaaaaaacaaaaaaaactttcCAAACGTACGATACATTTGACGTTAGGTCAAGGCATGTTAGgttcagggttgttgagtccacATCCGAAACAAAACATTgctagaaatgttgaacaaagatCCTAACTAGGTAGCTGAATTGATGTGTAAAACAAACACTTTTCTAGCAATATAGTTGCAATATTGAGCATATACACAGGCAGGTTTAGCACAGGGTAGTTAGGTGCATATTCAAAACAacacttttctaagaatatagaTACAATATTCAACAAAGATCCATGCAGGTTAGGCACAAGTCATTTAAGTTTATATCCAAAATCAATCCTTTCAAAACAATGAAGTTGCAATATTCAGCAAAGATCTATGCAGGTTAGGCACATGTCTGTTAGTGTTTTAACCCAAATTAACACCTTTACAAGAATATGTCATAATAAAGGTTAGGCCCTAGGTGGTTAAGTTGTGGTAATATGAGGAAAAATGACTTGTAACTACAAGGCAATATTACACACTTATGTAATATTGAGTGTAAATGTGTGTTTTATGCTGAGTGTTATGATTTCGTGTATTTTTAGTGTATGTATAAGTGGAAcactgtgtgtgtatagtgattaATTGATGTGATATAGTGATTATTTATGTGATTAATTGTTGTATGCTAGTATGACTTTTATCTCAAATTATTATTAagcagatttttttttatttcaatgCGTCATAAACATCCTGGTTCAACCATATGAACAGTATGTTGGTTGGTATTTAATCACGTAATTACGATATTTGGTGTGTTTGAATAAATAGGATAAGTTCACAATATTTTTGGACTTGCGTTAATATTATGGTTACCTTGCTGATTGTCATGCATCGATATGAATTAACAGTACAAAAGTTTCACTTGGGGTGAATTAGCTGTTGGGATACTGAAATCTTGttcttaagtcactgcacatcctcttatGTGTACCCTATATATTTAAGACtcagaactgtaatgtcaatcctgaccttaagagtttcctagaaggttgtaacagaacccatgggctccATTCCAGTACCAattcctatttgatattccaagagtgcgacttaaccaaactagaaatgctctacaaatcaagggacccagattgtggaatgacctcctcaatcatgtcaaaggttgtacctctctcaaccagtttaaaagaaaaactaaatacTATTTCTAATGAACTCCTTGTAACTTACTTTACTCcttaaatgtcaacctatgtcttgctattttcaaacaatactctTTGTTGAGCAAgttgtataattgctgatttctgccatgttccccactCCTCCCTTTTTTCCttatttcaacacaatttatacttttatCTCAGTTAGTATTAATCTTTAGTGTAAGGGGTTTTTCTCCCCACACTTTGCCGGAAACGTTGTATTAGTtactttaggtattatatgtactaactctatctataaatcaaacattatgtttgtaactcatcttctatgtacgtattttttcctgaataaacattttgattttgatttgattttagtgtaccccatagacattcgtaATGTAACATTGTATTCTGTTAACGTTCCTACAATCCATTCTCATTTTTATTTTCAAAGATCTTCAAAGCATACAAtattgtatataatattgatttggGAAGCGCCATTATTATGTGTAataactatttatttatatatttatttatttatgtatatatatacaagaaggttcaTTGGGAtattgaggatacatagcatagtgataacattcttgtaaagccactagtacgcgcagcgtttcgggcagatccttaatctaacagaaaattttaCGTAGGTAAATACtaaaaaaatttataaaatgataacaagtacattgcaagaaaaaaatgagatgagagagatttgaatgtttatttatttatttatttatttatttatttatttatttatttatttatttatttatttatttatatatagaagacggtacattgggattgtgaggatacatagcataataattacattcttgtaaagccactagtacgcgtagcgtatcGGGcatgtatattaaagcatataGGTAGCTCAGATAGATTGCACTGACTgcttgaatggtaatttaacaaagattaataggcacaatacagcatattgctagcacatataagaagacagcaatgatcacaatggtaaagttgattggattaagtacataaagattgggtaacactagatacagagcaacttTAAAGCACAGAGTAGGAAACAATGAAGACGAAATTAGGTACTTAATTATAATGATTAAGTTGTAACAATAAacttaataagtaataataaactaatagtgcttattataattataaatcccacacccatcctgtgggcagtagaaggttctactacccaatatgctaatcctgttggtggtagtggaccctatgcccatcctgtgagcggtaatagaccccatacccatcctgtgggcggtattggaccccatacccatcctgttggcggtattggaccccatacccatcctgtgggtggttgtggacccccatacccatcatgtgggtggtagtaaccccataccaatcctgtgggcggtagtagacccccat
This sequence is a window from Procambarus clarkii isolate CNS0578487 chromosome 80, FALCON_Pclarkii_2.0, whole genome shotgun sequence. Protein-coding genes within it:
- the LOC123751783 gene encoding tetranectin-like, whose product is MATFSAILLSVLALVTAAQEIQTLQDLSNTLLLNQLAMSNMLAERDSGTRVIREWLNDLQSNITSEIAALQNVVKANGVPQDAGKGVVECVAPFVDVYGHCIFVETALTGTWETMRRHCQQKGGEIVKVDCGNFMYYLVRYLHSNGLAKLSYWVGGRDAGHEGSYFWTDGTQVKMGTPFWGDGITDNIQEPDGGTTQNCIAMFREDHYFFFDLPCQEIRGVICEKLKLP